The genomic interval ATGCAACAATTCCCATAAGCGTTGCAAAAATCATACCATTTACAAGTGCAATTGCAACTTCGCGAAATAAAACACGCTTTTTATCTTTAAACTCAATTTCTCCAAGCGCAAGACGGCGAACCGTAACGGTTAGCGCTTGCGTACCTGTATTTCCGCCCATACTGGCAACTATCGGCATCAAAATCGCAAGTGCAACAACGCTTTCTATCGTTTTGTCAAAAAAACCTATAATGATAGAACTTATAATCGCCGTACAAAGATTTACAAAAAGCCACGCCGCGCGTGCTTTACCTGATTTTACAACAGTTTCTTCTTCTTCGGCTTCATCATTAACGCCGGCCAAATTATAAAGTTGTTCAGTAGCCCGATCTTCAATAAGATCATGTATATCATCACTTGTAATTCGTCCAAGTAACACGCCGTTCGCGTCAATTACCGGCATAACGTTTAAATCAAACTCGTCAAAATCCTGTATGACATCATTTACATTTTCCGTATCAATCGCAACATGCGGTTTATAATCATAATTGCTTTTTTCAATTATTTCATTCAAAGTAAGCGAAAAATCATAAATTATCAAATCGGATAATGCAATAGCCGATTTTAAATGATTTTTTTCATCGACAATAAAAAGTTGAAAAACGTTTTCTATCTCTTCTTTTTCTTTTAAAATTTTAAGTCTGTCAATAGCGCTTTTAAGTGTTTCGGAACCTTTTGCGGAAAAAATTTCCGTTTGCATATAGGCGCCCGCTTCATCTTCATCATATTTTGCGATTTTTAAAATATCCGCACGGTCTTTTTCATCAAGCTCTTCAAAAAATTCCTTAGCCTTATTTTCGTCTATATCGCTTATATTATCCAAAAGTTCAGCCTGATCGTCGCTTTCAAGTTCCGAAATACCTTGCGTAATTTTATCTTTCGGTACGATTTCAATGACATCTTCAAGCATATGATCGGGCATTTCAAGAGCCGCGTTAGCTAAGCTTTCAGGATCAAGTTCTTTTAGATATTTGGCAAACTGCGTTTCATCGTGTTTTTTTATTGTTTTTAGATGTTCGGCAAGATCAACTGAGCTTAATTCATCTTTAAGCGTATCGTCTATATGCGAATCAAGTTGCTCTTTAGCGGTTTCAAGCTCTTGTGTTTCCATTTTTTGCCTTTTAATTTAACATAACAAAATTATCAAAATTTTCTAATTTCTTTGGATTTTCGTTGGAAACTAAAATTTTCCTTATGTTTTCATTTGTATCTTTTACAAGTTGTTTAAATTTCGCCTGCTCTTTTGTTACGATTTGTTCTTTTTCGACTTTTACTATACTGTTTGGATTTACGGCTACTTTATTTCTATAAACGCCAAAATGTAAATGCGGTCCTGTTGCAAGTCCGGTATTCCCAACATAAGCAATCAGTTGTTTTTGTTTTACCGTTACTCCCTTTTTTATACCTTTTGCAAAACCGTTTAAATGCGCGTAAAGTGTTGATATATTGCTACCGTGAGAAATTTCAACCGTATTTCCATATCCGTTTCTTCTACCTACAAAAGTTACTTTACCACCACCTGCAGCATAAATTTTCGTTCCTTTAGGTGCTGCATAGTCAATTCCCAAATGAGCACGGTATCTGTGCAAAATAGGATGATATCTTTTTGGCGTAAAATTTGACGCGATTCTAGCGCCGTATATAGGCAAAATAAGCAAGAAATTTTCTACCTGTTTGCCGTTTTCATTATAATATTTATCATCATAAAAATACATATAATGAGCTTTTCCATTACTTTCTAACATTCCTGCCGAAATTTTAATATCTCCGAATTGTCTTCCAAGCCTTGTTTTTTGATCATAAATAATGACAATTTTATCGCCTTTTTGCAATTTCTTGAAATCAACCTCATTTTTAAACATTATCATAAATTCGTTTGCCAACGTCGTATTTCCTGTAGCTTCGATTATATCGACATACGGCGATTTATTAACTTCAATACTGAGAGTATTGTGAGAAACCGAATAAATAATCGGTGTAAAGGTTAATTTATATTGGTTAAATTTATCTTTATAAATTTGAATTTGAAGTTCATTGCTTACAGGTATTAATATTTGTAAAATTTCGCCGTCATCGTCTTTTAACATATAACAATCCGAACCGGATATTATTTCGCTGACAACTTCCTGATCTTCATTTTCAAGATTATAATAAAGTGAAAGCGGAATTTTAGAGACTTCAAAAAATTTTAATAAACTGACACCTTCCGGCCAGCTGAATTTCTCAATATTTGAGCCGAAAGAAAAAGAAAAAATCATCAAAAAAATCAAAAAAACTCTCATAAAACCACCACTATATCTGAATTTTCGTATTCTAACAAAAACAGCCTTATATTTTGCAAAATTTGTTAATTTACCAAATTTTCATATAATAACCGAAAATTTTTAACTTAGGAGAAAGGTTTTGAATAAATTTCTTTTGATTTTTATCTGCTTTTTTACTTTTGCATTTTCTGCAGATTTTAATATGAAGACTTACGAAACTACGCTTATTGGCGTAGAAAACGGATACGGCACTATAACAGACAGTCCGGATATTGTAATTGGAAGCAGCGGTATTATTTCGCATACATTTTTAAACGGCGAGAGTTCTATAATAGCGCGCGCTGTTGTAACGGAAAAAAACGGTGCAAACGCGAAAGTAAGATTTGAAGTTTTTTCAATGCTTGCCCAAAAAGCACTTCCGCTTCCTAAAATTTTACCGCAAAGCGGTGATAAAATCGTGCTTAATTTTCTTTATTCACGCTCTTTGCTTATCACTCCGAATAAAGAAATTTACGACCAGATAAAATTGGCCTTTCCAAACATTGACTTTGTAGATCCTGATGTAAACGCGGCTTATCTTAGCAGCGAATTTAAACCGAATCCCGGAAGAGACGAATTTCGTAAAATGTGCGCCGATAATGCGGCCGGACTTATATTTTTCGCATTAAATGGAAAAGGTGTTTTTGCTGACTGCGGAAGCTTTAAAACTTTAAAAACATTTAAAACTGGCGGCATCAACAGTTATACTTTACCGTTTTATTCGCATGTAGAAGGCATTTCAACGATGATTTGGGATTTTAAAAACGGACAAATAAACGACTATGACGAATATTATCGCTATTTGCTTGGAGAAGAGTGATTTTGAAGCTGATTTCGTGGAATGTAAACGGGCTTAGAGCTTGCGTAAAAAATGACGCTTTGGGTTGGATTACTCAAGAAAAAC from Campylobacter hominis ATCC BAA-381 carries:
- the mgtE gene encoding magnesium transporter; its protein translation is METQELETAKEQLDSHIDDTLKDELSSVDLAEHLKTIKKHDETQFAKYLKELDPESLANAALEMPDHMLEDVIEIVPKDKITQGISELESDDQAELLDNISDIDENKAKEFFEELDEKDRADILKIAKYDEDEAGAYMQTEIFSAKGSETLKSAIDRLKILKEKEEIENVFQLFIVDEKNHLKSAIALSDLIIYDFSLTLNEIIEKSNYDYKPHVAIDTENVNDVIQDFDEFDLNVMPVIDANGVLLGRITSDDIHDLIEDRATEQLYNLAGVNDEAEEEETVVKSGKARAAWLFVNLCTAIISSIIIGFFDKTIESVVALAILMPIVASMGGNTGTQALTVTVRRLALGEIEFKDKKRVLFREVAIALVNGMIFATLMGIVAYFWFHIPLLGFVIAASMIINLTLAGFFGTVIPLTLKKLGIDPAVGSSVVLTTFTDIIGFFSFLGLATWVLL
- a CDS encoding peptidoglycan DD-metalloendopeptidase family protein: MRVFLIFLMIFSFSFGSNIEKFSWPEGVSLLKFFEVSKIPLSLYYNLENEDQEVVSEIISGSDCYMLKDDDGEILQILIPVSNELQIQIYKDKFNQYKLTFTPIIYSVSHNTLSIEVNKSPYVDIIEATGNTTLANEFMIMFKNEVDFKKLQKGDKIVIIYDQKTRLGRQFGDIKISAGMLESNGKAHYMYFYDDKYYNENGKQVENFLLILPIYGARIASNFTPKRYHPILHRYRAHLGIDYAAPKGTKIYAAGGGKVTFVGRRNGYGNTVEISHGSNISTLYAHLNGFAKGIKKGVTVKQKQLIAYVGNTGLATGPHLHFGVYRNKVAVNPNSIVKVEKEQIVTKEQAKFKQLVKDTNENIRKILVSNENPKKLENFDNFVMLN
- a CDS encoding plasminogen-binding N-terminal domain-containing protein — its product is MNKFLLIFICFFTFAFSADFNMKTYETTLIGVENGYGTITDSPDIVIGSSGIISHTFLNGESSIIARAVVTEKNGANAKVRFEVFSMLAQKALPLPKILPQSGDKIVLNFLYSRSLLITPNKEIYDQIKLAFPNIDFVDPDVNAAYLSSEFKPNPGRDEFRKMCADNAAGLIFFALNGKGVFADCGSFKTLKTFKTGGINSYTLPFYSHVEGISTMIWDFKNGQINDYDEYYRYLLGEE